One window from the genome of Desulforamulus ruminis DSM 2154 encodes:
- a CDS encoding LCP family protein, giving the protein MEGKKRKKLKIVPFILFCSFLVLIFGVGYVLANQFIFDRNVASELFEPDPEEKAKMDKRLNFLLMGIDAREGETNTRTDTLILVSVDKEHNRIAMLSLPRDTRVRIPGHGYDKINAANVYGGPELVMEVVSDMVGMDIDNYLMTNVRGFRDIVDTLGGVTLDVEKRMYHYDPYDEPDLRKIDLQPGLQKLDGNKALQYVRFRSDALGDVARTERQQKFLKALAKEMVQPSTITKIPRLVPTINKYLKTNLSLTEMVALARAGQDLSNVEMVTQTMPGKFLNMDGVSYWSVDPDQAHMVARSMIEEGKAFDVVLGEENINTSKKTTSTPETGHDQSTEKEVTPEDSTGNKTGGSKTGTTTDKKNQSNIGQKDPGTHDPNSNVQVIVKPSDKDDEQPEGETGTVNTTPKNPEGSKGGNSNSGSNNSSNSWLPAQPL; this is encoded by the coding sequence ATGGAAGGCAAAAAACGAAAAAAGCTTAAAATTGTTCCTTTTATTTTGTTCTGCTCCTTCCTGGTATTGATCTTTGGAGTTGGCTATGTGTTGGCTAACCAATTTATTTTTGACAGAAATGTGGCTTCCGAATTATTTGAGCCGGATCCGGAAGAAAAGGCCAAAATGGATAAACGGCTGAATTTTCTTCTGATGGGAATCGACGCCCGGGAGGGAGAGACCAACACCCGGACCGATACGCTTATTTTAGTTAGTGTGGATAAAGAGCACAACCGGATCGCCATGCTTTCTCTGCCTCGGGATACCCGGGTCAGGATACCCGGCCACGGCTATGATAAAATTAATGCCGCCAATGTTTACGGAGGGCCGGAGTTGGTGATGGAAGTGGTTTCGGATATGGTGGGGATGGATATAGACAACTACCTGATGACCAATGTTCGCGGGTTCAGGGATATTGTGGACACCCTGGGCGGTGTAACTCTGGATGTGGAAAAACGCATGTATCACTACGACCCTTATGATGAACCGGATTTGCGCAAAATTGACCTTCAGCCGGGTCTGCAAAAACTGGACGGCAACAAGGCGTTGCAGTATGTTCGTTTCAGAAGCGATGCCCTGGGAGATGTGGCCCGAACCGAACGTCAGCAAAAATTCCTGAAGGCTCTGGCTAAGGAGATGGTGCAGCCTTCCACCATTACCAAAATTCCCCGTCTGGTGCCAACCATTAATAAGTATCTTAAGACCAACTTAAGCCTTACGGAGATGGTTGCATTAGCCAGAGCAGGCCAGGATCTAAGCAACGTGGAAATGGTCACTCAGACCATGCCGGGCAAATTTTTGAACATGGATGGAGTCAGCTACTGGAGTGTGGACCCGGATCAGGCCCACATGGTGGCACGGTCCATGATTGAAGAGGGAAAAGCCTTTGATGTGGTTTTAGGTGAAGAGAATATTAATACCTCCAAGAAAACAACCAGCACTCCGGAAACCGGCCATGATCAGTCAACGGAGAAGGAAGTCACTCCGGAGGACAGTACCGGCAATAAAACCGGAGGAAGCAAAACAGGCACAACAACGGATAAGAAAAATCAGAGCAATATCGGTCAAAAGGATCCCGGCACCCACGACCCTAACAGCAATGTGCAGGTCATTGTAAAGCCATCGGATAAAGATGATGAGCAGCCGGAAGGGGAGACCGGAACAGTCAATACGACGCCTAAGAACCCGGAAGGCAGTAAGGGCGGCAATTCTAACTCAGGTTCTAATAATTCGAGTAACAGTTGGCTTCCAGCCCAGCCTTTGTAA
- a CDS encoding GDSL-type esterase/lipase family protein has protein sequence MKRTLSLILLLVFLQTLSFPMAAQAKYQDWDRYVARYQEENKYLQYEGGVIVLLGDSLTEFFPLDELRKRYNIINRGIRMDAVADADSRLKASVLDAKPQTVLIMLGTNDVCAYWLEPEEVVKRYRSLLERIQTELPETKIVVQSVLLTRDANYNNYIRPINDGLVNLCREMNIAFLDHNPGLIEGDRLGAKFTTDGIHLSQAGYDLLADNIRKYLSSPVQVVYQGKLVFSSTNKVKEEREVLVNLRSFALDTGGTVLWTEDGKVRFIKGNREFEWGIGSDEMLDNGEEVLLPTPPEIIDNNVYVPLAPLTECLGYTLVSSEDKKFIAIQPSESKSSLAAAK, from the coding sequence ATGAAAAGAACACTATCGCTGATATTGCTGCTGGTTTTCCTGCAAACCTTAAGTTTTCCGATGGCCGCCCAGGCCAAATATCAGGACTGGGACCGGTATGTGGCCCGGTACCAGGAAGAAAATAAATACCTTCAATATGAAGGCGGGGTAATTGTTTTGCTGGGGGATTCTCTAACGGAGTTTTTCCCCTTGGATGAATTGAGGAAGAGATACAATATCATTAACCGGGGTATCCGTATGGATGCGGTGGCGGATGCGGACTCCCGGCTGAAAGCCTCGGTGCTTGATGCAAAACCCCAGACGGTACTAATCATGCTGGGCACCAACGATGTCTGCGCCTACTGGCTGGAGCCCGAAGAAGTGGTGAAGCGCTACCGCAGCTTGCTGGAGCGAATCCAAACCGAACTGCCGGAGACCAAAATTGTGGTGCAGTCGGTTCTTTTAACTCGAGATGCCAATTACAACAATTATATCCGCCCCATTAACGACGGTTTGGTCAATCTCTGCCGCGAAATGAATATCGCTTTTCTGGACCATAACCCCGGTTTGATAGAGGGAGACCGGTTGGGGGCAAAGTTTACCACTGATGGTATTCACCTGAGTCAGGCAGGGTATGACCTGCTGGCGGATAACATCCGGAAATATTTGTCCAGTCCGGTACAGGTAGTCTATCAGGGCAAGCTGGTTTTTTCCAGCACCAATAAAGTGAAAGAGGAGAGGGAAGTGCTGGTGAACCTGCGTTCCTTTGCTTTAGATACCGGGGGCACCGTTCTGTGGACGGAGGATGGAAAAGTTAGGTTCATTAAGGGAAATCGGGAATTTGAATGGGGCATTGGCAGCGACGAAATGCTTGATAACGGGGAAGAGGTACTGCTGCCAACGCCTCCGGAAATCATAGATAACAATGTTTATGTGCCCTTGGCCCCCCTTACGGAATGTTTGGGTTATACCCTGGTTAGTTCCGAAGATAAAAAATTTATTGCCATTCAGCCCTCTGAATCTAAATCTTCCCTAGCGGCTGCAAAATAA
- a CDS encoding type II toxin-antitoxin system Phd/YefM family antitoxin yields MQPIIKPSSELRKNYNSIAEICRKSKAPVFLTRNGEGDTVIMDLETYSRREEELALAARLLTAERERLSGTGGVSIDEFERNMRAAIDEGAKHGRE; encoded by the coding sequence ATGCAGCCAATCATTAAGCCGTCCAGTGAACTGCGTAAAAATTATAATTCCATAGCGGAAATTTGCCGCAAGTCCAAAGCCCCGGTTTTTTTAACCCGTAACGGGGAGGGGGATACGGTTATTATGGATTTGGAAACCTACAGCCGCCGGGAGGAAGAGTTGGCGCTGGCCGCACGGCTGCTGACCGCCGAGCGGGAACGTCTTTCCGGTACTGGTGGTGTTTCCATTGACGAATTTGAAAGGAATATGCGGGCGGCAATTGACGAAGGTGCAAAGCATGGACGAGAATGA
- a CDS encoding FAD-dependent oxidoreductase — protein MARRKKWYWVLLSLSATLLVTGLVWLFGPDCSSANNTVTPLKNSEIKDAYEVVVVGGDPEGVAAALASARNGKKTLLVDTRSALGGLMTEGWLNSLDMNYGPGRVILNKGIFQEFFDQIEGDSFDVITAANVFHQMVNNEANLDVLMSAQAIYPVVNGQVKPLVFPGQSAAVDQVAARSQGMPQDLLDIAAKQKEEKQKESSGEEVEEVQPSGQQIVTGVAVELEGGKTQNIAAGRVIDATQDADLAVAAGVPYTYGQEDYGRGDKLMAVTLVFKLDGISKADWLKMMLALNTDKEPHSGANFVSAWGFGTLMKGYQSKVPEVAMRGLNVGRQNDGTVLINALQIFSIDGLKLADRQRARELAQRELPHIVEYLNQHVPGFGSAFLATTAPELYVRETRHIQGLYRLTVDDVLENRDFSDRIAFGSYPIDIQATDAAFKGNVIGVPIQYAIPFRCIVPQRVENLLVVGRSASFDSLPHGSARVIPVGMATGQAAGTAAAVSLDTNSTFQAMANNTYLVGQLQQRLINQGVTLKPINLPAPKETGHWAYEGLKFMRSYGMAAGGYNNDYHLDTKMPEAQFINGLNWMTKLTGVTVKERPILYAEGNDLTLEDVCYMMARYLGQQLTKEQAVQYFDQVGFWDPQLREKIEQNNRVVTVGAGYMLLQDFTQWLAENPGGELSDGELLH, from the coding sequence ATGGCCCGTCGCAAAAAGTGGTACTGGGTACTGTTGTCTTTAAGTGCCACACTCTTGGTTACCGGATTGGTCTGGCTTTTTGGTCCGGACTGCAGCAGTGCGAACAATACGGTGACTCCTCTTAAAAACAGCGAGATTAAAGATGCTTACGAGGTGGTTGTGGTGGGAGGAGACCCCGAGGGGGTCGCCGCCGCACTAGCCTCCGCCCGCAACGGCAAGAAGACCCTTTTAGTGGATACCCGCTCGGCTCTTGGAGGCCTTATGACCGAGGGCTGGCTCAACAGTCTGGATATGAATTACGGTCCGGGGCGGGTTATTTTGAATAAAGGGATTTTTCAGGAATTTTTTGATCAGATTGAAGGAGATTCCTTTGATGTGATAACTGCCGCCAATGTTTTTCACCAGATGGTCAATAACGAGGCCAATCTGGATGTGCTGATGTCAGCCCAGGCCATTTATCCAGTGGTGAACGGTCAAGTGAAGCCTTTGGTATTCCCGGGCCAGTCTGCGGCGGTGGACCAAGTGGCCGCCCGGTCTCAAGGGATGCCCCAGGATCTGCTGGACATTGCTGCTAAACAGAAGGAAGAAAAACAAAAGGAAAGCAGCGGTGAAGAAGTGGAAGAGGTCCAGCCCTCTGGGCAGCAGATTGTAACCGGGGTTGCAGTTGAACTGGAGGGTGGCAAGACCCAAAATATTGCAGCCGGACGGGTCATTGACGCCACCCAGGATGCGGATCTGGCCGTGGCTGCAGGAGTACCTTATACTTATGGGCAGGAGGATTACGGCCGGGGGGACAAGCTGATGGCCGTAACCCTGGTCTTTAAACTGGACGGTATTAGTAAGGCTGACTGGCTGAAGATGATGCTGGCCCTGAATACCGATAAAGAACCCCATTCCGGGGCCAACTTTGTCAGCGCCTGGGGTTTTGGCACCCTAATGAAAGGCTACCAATCCAAGGTTCCGGAAGTAGCCATGCGGGGGCTCAATGTTGGCCGCCAGAACGACGGGACGGTTTTAATTAACGCTTTGCAAATCTTTAGCATTGACGGGTTGAAGCTGGCTGACCGCCAAAGGGCCCGGGAATTGGCGCAGCGAGAGCTGCCTCACATTGTGGAATATTTAAATCAGCATGTCCCCGGTTTCGGCAGTGCCTTTCTGGCTACCACCGCCCCGGAACTGTATGTGCGGGAAACCCGGCATATTCAGGGGCTGTACCGTCTAACCGTTGACGATGTGCTGGAGAACCGTGATTTTTCAGACCGCATTGCTTTTGGTTCTTATCCCATTGATATTCAGGCCACCGATGCCGCCTTCAAGGGCAATGTCATTGGAGTACCCATCCAGTACGCTATTCCCTTCCGCTGCATTGTGCCTCAGAGAGTGGAGAATCTGCTGGTGGTAGGACGCTCGGCTAGTTTTGATTCACTGCCCCACGGCAGCGCCAGGGTAATCCCTGTGGGCATGGCTACCGGCCAGGCTGCGGGTACGGCAGCAGCCGTGAGTCTGGATACCAATTCCACCTTTCAGGCCATGGCCAATAACACCTATTTGGTGGGACAATTGCAGCAGCGCCTGATAAACCAGGGGGTGACTTTAAAACCCATCAATCTTCCAGCACCCAAGGAAACCGGTCATTGGGCCTATGAAGGCTTGAAGTTTATGCGCAGTTACGGTATGGCTGCCGGGGGATATAATAATGATTATCATCTGGATACTAAGATGCCGGAAGCCCAGTTTATTAACGGTTTAAACTGGATGACTAAGCTGACCGGGGTTACGGTTAAGGAACGACCAATTCTTTATGCTGAGGGCAACGACCTCACCCTGGAGGATGTGTGTTATATGATGGCCCGTTATTTAGGGCAGCAATTGACCAAAGAACAGGCGGTGCAGTATTTTGATCAGGTTGGCTTCTGGGATCCTCAACTCCGGGAGAAGATCGAGCAGAATAACCGGGTGGTAACCGTTGGGGCAGGCTATATGCTGCTCCAGGATTTCACTCAATGGTTGGCGGAGAATCCCGGGGGAGAACTTTCTGATGGTGAGTTGTTACATTAA
- a CDS encoding type II toxin-antitoxin system RelE/ParE family toxin — MQSMDENEKHYRVVISQHANGRMWKHFYFLARVSEKAAEQMLNTMLKDIRSLETLPMRNPFYESSYLPENKYRYLLSAQRYRIVYFIEKAESTVYVEDIEDCRQSY; from the coding sequence GTGCAAAGCATGGACGAGAATGAAAAACACTATCGGGTCGTTATTTCTCAACATGCCAATGGGCGTATGTGGAAGCATTTCTATTTTCTGGCGCGGGTTAGCGAAAAGGCGGCGGAACAGATGTTGAATACAATGCTCAAAGACATCCGCTCCCTTGAAACCTTACCCATGAGAAACCCATTCTATGAAAGCAGCTACTTGCCTGAAAACAAATACCGGTACCTGCTTTCGGCCCAGCGCTATAGAATTGTATATTTTATAGAAAAAGCTGAAAGCACGGTATATGTAGAGGATATTGAAGATTGCCGCCAATCCTATTAA
- the csaB gene encoding polysaccharide pyruvyl transferase CsaB yields the protein MAKVVLSGYYGFENLGDEAVLFSILKTLRDLRIGLRIEVLSNHPEQTAEIYKVTASNRWKLRNIYRALRDADLLISGGGSLLQDVTGIKSLLYYLGVIGLARILRKPVFFYAQGIGPVNSRLGRLLMRLVVNKVDYITVRDESSMEDLRNMQVIKPPVEVTADPVLGLEQKFVDESVGRKILEETGMDLSIEKRLVGVSVREWKGLSRYKEVLAEICNKLSRIGYQVVFLPMHYPDDLEISREIAEKMDQPAVVLDRQYSVVEMAGLIANMDLLIGMRLHALILAAVMHVPPVALSYDPKIDRFMGLLGKEAASDVLEPDYEKLWCAVEEILCEPWLAQEDLAQAVEPLRRKAQSTANLALQRMDKALHKQGIAASYL from the coding sequence ATGGCTAAAGTGGTGTTATCCGGATATTACGGCTTCGAGAACTTGGGTGATGAGGCAGTTCTTTTCAGCATTTTGAAGACGCTGCGGGATCTGCGCATTGGTTTGAGAATCGAAGTCCTTTCCAACCATCCTGAGCAAACAGCGGAAATTTATAAGGTTACCGCTTCCAATCGCTGGAAGTTAAGAAATATTTACCGTGCCTTACGGGACGCGGACCTGTTAATCAGTGGCGGCGGAAGCCTGCTGCAGGATGTCACCGGAATAAAGAGCCTGCTTTATTATCTGGGAGTCATCGGACTGGCCAGAATATTAAGGAAGCCCGTCTTTTTCTACGCCCAGGGGATTGGTCCGGTCAATTCAAGGCTGGGCCGGCTGCTGATGCGTTTGGTGGTGAACAAGGTGGATTATATTACCGTAAGGGATGAATCCTCGATGGAGGACCTCCGAAATATGCAGGTAATAAAGCCGCCAGTTGAGGTTACGGCGGACCCGGTACTGGGATTGGAACAAAAATTTGTGGATGAAAGTGTCGGACGTAAAATTTTGGAAGAGACGGGCATGGATTTGTCCATTGAGAAAAGATTGGTGGGCGTGTCCGTCCGGGAGTGGAAAGGCCTCAGTAGGTATAAGGAAGTGCTGGCAGAAATCTGCAACAAGCTCAGCCGCATTGGTTACCAGGTTGTTTTTCTGCCTATGCATTACCCCGATGATCTGGAGATCTCCCGGGAAATTGCGGAAAAGATGGACCAGCCTGCGGTAGTGCTGGACCGGCAGTATTCAGTGGTGGAAATGGCCGGACTCATTGCCAATATGGATCTGTTGATTGGCATGAGGCTGCATGCCTTAATTTTAGCTGCGGTGATGCACGTGCCTCCGGTAGCCCTTTCTTACGATCCCAAAATTGACCGCTTTATGGGGCTTTTGGGGAAAGAAGCGGCTTCGGATGTCCTGGAGCCGGATTACGAAAAGCTCTGGTGTGCTGTGGAGGAAATTCTTTGCGAACCCTGGTTAGCCCAGGAAGATTTGGCTCAGGCGGTAGAGCCGTTACGTCGGAAGGCCCAAAGTACGGCGAACCTGGCCTTGCAGAGGATGGACAAAGCCCTGCACAAGCAGGGAATAGCCGCCAGTTATCTTTAG
- a CDS encoding DUF5693 family protein, which yields MQKKWLTYGLWAMVAVAVLAAAHVAFWQRYCVEQDYRQVELALGYDEISSLAGTEGLTVVQGLMEFKKHGVTGVVIREPMLDDLRQNGDIEVFSGQELLKRQGEDFVSKQLLNRNHTYITTSSKDVFDQLSSQMSAKLANVQFYETGQGTYVIETLAPYTAIKELGVGFTRKSIEDVRQAEMKGILQIRTWPGPTQQNIDKVFKLYRNIPNVSAVLFNDDTLPGYPSLLPVLAEEVRKMDVPLVQVEFFPQRGFEKLGILLDKKVVRLHTIAQNELKRVSVGEALDRYTLAAAERNHRILLVRPFLTGGDLMQENLDFMDQLKSRLEKEGLQIGSFSLLPPVPVSRSIVLLIGLGVITGGLLLLDRLSLGRWIPIIGLGALILWPALMYLDFVQARKLMALASVIVFPALALLWNLKREGQTPGQAVVSLLRISLFSLLGALFMVGLLADAGFMLKLDQFSGVKLAHVVPLMIVLLYLSLDRAKGEGLTEKIKGMLDHPVKLGVALAAGFMAVAVVVYVMRTGNEAMTVSGAELQFRSLLDQFLGVRPRTKEFLLGHPALLLLLLYGYKDNRFLPLLLLAAIGQASLVNTFAHIHTPLWVSMLRAFNGLWLGILLGLAVYWSVQWTARRGRDRMHG from the coding sequence ATGCAAAAAAAGTGGCTGACTTATGGACTATGGGCCATGGTGGCGGTAGCGGTACTGGCCGCAGCCCATGTGGCCTTTTGGCAGAGATATTGTGTGGAGCAGGATTACCGGCAGGTGGAACTGGCCCTGGGATATGATGAAATTAGTTCTCTGGCCGGAACCGAAGGATTAACGGTAGTTCAGGGATTAATGGAATTTAAGAAGCATGGTGTTACCGGGGTTGTCATAAGGGAACCTATGCTCGATGATTTACGCCAAAATGGCGATATTGAAGTTTTTAGCGGACAGGAATTGTTAAAACGTCAGGGGGAAGATTTTGTTTCAAAGCAACTCCTCAACCGGAACCATACATATATCACGACTTCCAGCAAAGATGTCTTTGATCAGCTTTCCTCCCAAATGTCCGCCAAATTGGCCAATGTGCAGTTTTATGAGACGGGCCAAGGTACCTACGTAATTGAGACTTTGGCTCCGTATACGGCTATAAAAGAACTGGGGGTGGGCTTTACCCGAAAATCTATTGAAGACGTGCGACAGGCAGAGATGAAGGGAATTCTACAAATTCGGACCTGGCCTGGTCCTACTCAGCAAAATATTGACAAAGTTTTTAAATTATACCGCAACATTCCCAATGTTTCTGCCGTCCTATTTAATGACGACACTCTTCCGGGCTATCCATCCCTGCTGCCTGTGCTGGCGGAGGAAGTCAGGAAAATGGATGTTCCTCTGGTACAGGTTGAATTTTTCCCCCAGCGTGGCTTTGAGAAACTGGGTATTCTTTTGGATAAAAAGGTGGTCCGGCTGCATACCATTGCTCAGAATGAATTAAAGCGTGTTTCCGTCGGAGAGGCCTTGGACCGCTACACCCTGGCGGCGGCGGAACGGAATCACCGGATCTTACTAGTTCGCCCCTTCTTAACGGGCGGGGATCTGATGCAGGAGAATTTGGATTTTATGGACCAGTTAAAATCCCGGCTGGAGAAGGAAGGGCTGCAGATAGGATCTTTTAGTCTGCTTCCCCCGGTTCCCGTTTCCCGGTCCATAGTGCTTTTAATTGGCCTGGGAGTCATTACGGGCGGACTTCTGTTGCTGGATCGATTAAGCTTGGGCCGCTGGATACCGATAATTGGACTAGGTGCCCTGATCCTATGGCCGGCCTTGATGTACCTGGACTTTGTTCAGGCCAGGAAGCTGATGGCCCTAGCCTCGGTGATTGTATTTCCTGCCCTGGCCCTGCTGTGGAATTTGAAAAGGGAGGGCCAGACGCCCGGTCAGGCGGTTGTTTCCCTGCTCCGTATTTCTCTGTTTTCCTTGTTGGGAGCTTTATTTATGGTGGGACTGCTGGCTGACGCGGGATTCATGCTGAAGCTCGATCAGTTTTCCGGAGTTAAGCTGGCCCATGTGGTGCCGCTAATGATTGTTCTTCTTTATTTATCTCTGGATCGGGCCAAGGGAGAGGGACTGACAGAGAAGATTAAAGGAATGCTTGACCATCCCGTTAAGTTGGGGGTAGCTCTGGCAGCCGGGTTTATGGCTGTGGCGGTAGTCGTCTATGTAATGCGTACCGGCAATGAGGCAATGACCGTGAGCGGAGCGGAACTTCAATTTCGCAGCTTGCTGGATCAGTTCCTAGGGGTAAGGCCCCGGACCAAGGAATTTTTATTGGGCCACCCGGCTTTACTGCTGTTGCTGCTTTACGGTTATAAAGACAACCGTTTTTTACCCTTGCTGTTGTTGGCGGCCATTGGACAGGCATCCCTGGTCAATACCTTCGCTCATATTCACACCCCCCTTTGGGTGTCGATGCTAAGGGCCTTTAACGGACTGTGGCTGGGAATTTTATTGGGGCTGGCAGTGTATTGGAGCGTTCAGTGGACTGCCCGCCGGGGGAGAGATCGTATGCATGGCTAA
- a CDS encoding glycoside hydrolase family 26 protein, which produces MKKIIALFFVIAYFVSPKPSAADWQNYQNGIDGYYIQHPGAWQVDESQKGIVTRFISEDQKCIIDVYAQPLNGISAEEYILFSNKKILEQKYDVKLAAHNTKPVKGIKAQRFMWVRPQLTNRPNDLNIYREIDLIFNQKVYTFIMKTDQDHFAQYSPVLDQILQSFMLVKPFESVNHQTYNPTVQDITLKGDKAEVIIPKDKVMFGVFHPLFHPRKYTPQSLEEYKAYENSLEHKFEMIMTYTEFDKGFPTKMVQDTYADQRIMMLTWHPWQEANINSVLIPDIVDGQFDNYIVDWAKQVKAVGEPLFVRFANEMNGDWDPWCTWFYSKDRDLFVEAWQRIHRIFQEQGADNAVFVWNPHDRSFPDFKWNAPELYYPGDEYVDWVGLTCYNNGTSYPYETWRNFNDMYRPIYDEYLAKYPGKPFMITEFSSNEVGGDKVAWVQDALRSLVNYPNIRIAVWYDQTDGKRLYRIDSTPEAKEAFRQGLTNPYYLKDGIKVIPEPLDLEEKKE; this is translated from the coding sequence TGCCTTGTTCTTTGTAATTGCCTACTTTGTAAGCCCTAAGCCTTCAGCCGCAGACTGGCAAAATTACCAAAATGGCATAGACGGTTACTATATTCAACATCCAGGTGCTTGGCAGGTAGATGAAAGCCAAAAAGGCATCGTTACCCGGTTTATCTCTGAAGATCAGAAATGTATCATTGACGTCTATGCACAGCCGCTGAACGGGATCTCTGCGGAGGAATACATATTGTTCAGCAATAAAAAAATCCTGGAGCAGAAGTACGACGTTAAGCTGGCTGCTCATAACACCAAGCCGGTGAAAGGCATTAAAGCCCAGCGGTTTATGTGGGTGAGACCCCAGTTAACTAATCGACCCAATGACTTGAACATCTATCGGGAAATTGACCTGATATTTAACCAAAAGGTTTATACTTTCATCATGAAAACAGATCAGGATCATTTCGCTCAATATAGCCCGGTGCTGGATCAGATATTACAGTCCTTTATGTTGGTGAAACCCTTTGAATCAGTCAATCATCAAACTTACAATCCAACGGTTCAGGATATTACCCTGAAGGGGGACAAGGCTGAAGTAATTATTCCGAAGGATAAAGTCATGTTTGGGGTGTTTCATCCTTTGTTTCATCCCCGGAAGTACACTCCCCAAAGTTTGGAAGAGTATAAGGCCTACGAGAACTCTTTAGAGCACAAATTTGAGATGATTATGACCTACACCGAGTTTGACAAAGGCTTTCCCACTAAGATGGTGCAGGATACTTATGCCGATCAGCGGATCATGATGCTCACCTGGCATCCTTGGCAGGAGGCCAATATCAACAGCGTCTTGATTCCGGATATTGTGGACGGTCAGTTTGATAACTATATTGTTGACTGGGCCAAGCAGGTAAAGGCTGTGGGCGAGCCGTTGTTTGTGCGGTTTGCCAATGAGATGAACGGGGATTGGGATCCCTGGTGCACCTGGTTTTACAGCAAGGACCGGGATCTCTTTGTGGAGGCCTGGCAGCGGATTCACCGGATTTTCCAGGAGCAGGGGGCGGATAACGCCGTTTTTGTCTGGAACCCCCATGACCGTTCCTTCCCGGATTTCAAGTGGAATGCGCCGGAATTGTATTACCCCGGAGATGAATATGTGGATTGGGTGGGTCTTACCTGCTACAATAACGGCACCAGCTATCCCTACGAAACCTGGCGCAATTTTAATGACATGTACAGACCCATTTACGATGAATATCTAGCCAAATATCCCGGTAAGCCCTTTATGATTACCGAGTTTTCTTCCAACGAAGTGGGGGGGGATAAGGTGGCCTGGGTTCAGGATGCTTTGCGTTCGCTGGTGAATTACCCCAATATCCGGATTGCCGTCTGGTATGATCAGACGGACGGGAAGCGGCTATACCGGATTGATTCCACACCGGAAGCCAAGGAAGCCTTCCGGCAGGGCTTGACCAATCCTTATTATTTGAAGGATGGAATTAAAGTAATCCCGGAACCCTTGGATCTGGAGGAGAAGAAGGAATAG
- a CDS encoding WecB/TagA/CpsF family glycosyltransferase — MRIELLGAAIDNLSMQETVLKVTSFIKEDRPCQIVTLNPEYLYRAQKQSDWMRLVREAELVTPDGTGIVWACRMAGRPVQERVTGIDLMLSLMPVAEKEGWRIFLLGSGPGVAEEAAKNLKKQYPELKVAGTHHGYFKAEEEKEIVRQIKEARPHLLFVALGMPRQEQFIDQYKEEMQVPVSMGVGGSLDVIAGRVQRVPPWLQKLQLEWLGRLIKEPSRWKRQLVLPKFAGLVIKKYLFKW; from the coding sequence GTGCGAATAGAGCTTTTAGGCGCTGCTATTGATAATCTGAGTATGCAGGAGACTGTTTTAAAAGTTACTTCCTTCATTAAAGAAGATCGACCATGCCAAATTGTAACCCTGAACCCTGAATATCTTTACCGGGCCCAGAAGCAGTCGGATTGGATGAGGCTGGTCCGGGAGGCGGAATTGGTTACCCCCGACGGAACCGGCATTGTCTGGGCCTGTCGGATGGCGGGCCGACCGGTGCAGGAACGGGTAACCGGGATTGACCTGATGCTAAGCCTGATGCCGGTGGCGGAAAAAGAGGGCTGGAGGATTTTCCTGCTGGGTTCCGGTCCCGGTGTGGCGGAGGAGGCCGCGAAGAATTTAAAGAAGCAGTATCCGGAATTAAAAGTGGCGGGTACGCATCATGGATATTTTAAGGCCGAAGAGGAAAAAGAAATCGTCCGGCAGATTAAAGAAGCTCGGCCCCACCTGCTTTTTGTGGCTCTGGGCATGCCTCGGCAGGAGCAGTTTATTGATCAATATAAGGAAGAAATGCAGGTTCCTGTGTCCATGGGAGTGGGCGGCAGCCTGGATGTGATTGCCGGCCGGGTGCAGCGGGTACCGCCTTGGCTACAGAAGCTGCAACTGGAATGGCTGGGCCGGTTGATCAAGGAACCTTCTCGTTGGAAAAGGCAGTTGGTTTTGCCCAAATTTGCCGGGCTAGTCATTAAAAAATATTTGTTTAAATGGTAG